A region of the Curvibacter sp. AEP1-3 genome:
CGTGCGGGCGCGGCCCGGTGGTGATGGTGGGGCCGCCGCAGCTGCCGTTTGCACCGGCACTCTCCCGGTTGGGCTTGCGCTCGGGGCGGCTGCTGTCGGTGCTGGCGTCGGTCACGGTAGGGGTGGGCACGCGGGTCAAAGATGAAGCGAGTGGTCGTCTCTGGGCTACCGAGCAGCTGCTGCGTTGCGCCGAGGTAGACGCCGTGCTGGCCTGGCTGCCGCAGGCCCGGGGCGACCAGCTGCGTCGCCTGCACCTGGCTGCGGCCGAGCACCACAAGCTGCTGTTTGTGATGCGGCCGGACCGGGCGCGCAGCGATGCATCACCCGCCGTGCTGCGCCTCCTGGTGCAGCCAATGGCCCGCGCCCGGCATCCGCTGCAAGGGTTGTTGCTGGACGGGCTGGAGGTCGACATCCTCAAGCGGCGCGGCCCGCCTTTGGCAGAGCCTTTGCACTTGCAGGCACGCAGCCAGCAATTGGGCTTGTTGTTGGCCGCCGGCCGAGCCTTGCTACAAAGCAGTGCGCAAGATGGTGCGTCAGCGTGGAGGATGTTGTCTGCCACGCCGTTGGATACACAAGCCGCGCGCGCCGCATTTCAGCAGCAGGCGCTGGGCGGCGTGGAGAGCCAGGCGTTCCCGTGGCCGCCGCTGCCGCCCGCGCAGGGCGAGCTGTCCGTGGCGGCGCGCGGTATGGCCGATGCGGTTGGGCCTATGAATGCGGAGGCAGGCCATGCACTGGATCGCACTGCGGCCGTCGCCTGATGGAGCGGCCGCCCCGACCGAGCCTGCGCTGGTGGATGCGTCCACCGCGCTGGCATGGTGGGCCCTGCGTTTCACGCCGCTGGTGGCCCGCGTGGGCGATGCGCTGGTGCTGGAGGTGTCTGCCAGCGAGCGCCTGTTCGGCGGGCGCACCGCCTTGTTGCAGCAGCTTTTGGAGTCAAATAGGCAGCTAGCGCACCTGGAATATGCGCAAGGCGCTACTTCTTTGATAGCACTGGCAGCGTTGCAGGTACATGCCTGTCGGGTGGGGCAGGCCGCGCCGGTGCGTGCGGTGCTGCCCGATGCTCTGCCGGTGCATACCCTGGCGGCGGCCCAGCCTCACCTGCCCACGTTGGCCCGCTTGGGCATGCGCACTTGGGGGCAGCTGCGGGCCTT
Encoded here:
- the imuA gene encoding translesion DNA synthesis-associated protein ImuA; this translates as MTSAARHSTTSATGVPDPQDIHAGVWHAHTLASPVQSVQATGDALLDAHLPGGGWPVGALVELLQPPGAHSEWRLLLPALAACGRGPVVMVGPPQLPFAPALSRLGLRSGRLLSVLASVTVGVGTRVKDEASGRLWATEQLLRCAEVDAVLAWLPQARGDQLRRLHLAAAEHHKLLFVMRPDRARSDASPAVLRLLVQPMARARHPLQGLLLDGLEVDILKRRGPPLAEPLHLQARSQQLGLLLAAGRALLQSSAQDGASAWRMLSATPLDTQAARAAFQQQALGGVESQAFPWPPLPPAQGELSVAARGMADAVGPMNAEAGHALDRTAAVA